A section of the Flavobacterium sp. J372 genome encodes:
- a CDS encoding Rho termination factor N-terminal domain-containing protein gives MFEISELIRMKLPELQEIAKKANISKYRGLKKKNWFTRYLTTRLQTLIRLYR, from the coding sequence ATGTTCGAAATTTCTGAATTAATAAGGATGAAGCTGCCTGAACTTCAGGAAATTGCCAAGAAAGCCAATATCAGTAAGTACAGGGGTTTAAAAAAGAAGAACTGGTTTACCAGATACTTGACCACCAGGCTGCAAACCCTGATAAGGTTGTACCGCTAA